CTAAACGGCGCCTCCCAGGAAGCAAGATATCGTAGGGGGGCCGATCCCAGGCTGGCTTGCGACTTGCAGCACGTCGGCACAAGCTTGTCATCGGGGCCAGTTTGCTTCCGGCCGTGGACGTGCAGACGCCCCGACTGCCCCGCAACTCGCGATCTGTTGGCGGGGCCAATCTGCTCTTCAGCCCTAGCGGCAAACACCGACGTGCAGATGCCCTGATGACTGAGAAACGGCCAAactcggcgccgagccggGTCGCAAGTACGGTTTGTTGCGTCGAGTCGGCGTAAACCTGGACCGGAACAGGCCGGCACGGGTTGTGTTGTGGTGATTCTTTCCCATCATGACCCTGCACTCAGGGATGCGGGACCACGTCAACAGCCTGCCGTCCCTCGTACTCCACTTGTTCCCTCGTACTCGCCTCGCTCTCCCGAGAGTACGAGATTCAATCGTCCCGCTGCAGGCCACTTTCTGAGCTAGCGGCTACACGGCAAGTGGTGTCAAACCTTGTGTTTAAATTTTGTGGGTATCGGGACGACGACATAATCAACAACTAGTCACCTGACGAATGCCCATCAACGATATACTTGGTAATCTTGGGAACAGGTGGGTTCGGTCCGTCCCCGGCACAGCTCGTAGCTGACGTCGGACACAATTTGGCTCCGTGAGGATGCGGCTCCACGCCTCGATATGGTTCCGTACACCTGAAGAAGGAATGTGACGGTAAGGAAGGATTTTACAGTGAGCAACGAATCCAGGACGCAAGATGGCTAGCTGTTCCCGCATGAGAATGCATATAAGAGTCCTCAATCACCAACAACTCGGATGTCTTGGACGTTTGGTATCGACCAGCTTCATAGCCTTGTCTACTTGTCTCTAATCAACTCCAAAATGCGTAAGAACATCGCCATCATTGCCGCTCTTTCGGCACAGTGCCACCAGGCCGTTGCGTCGGACAAATGCAGCCTGAGGGTCGAGAACTTTGTCAACCAGGGCCTGTCTCTGGACATGGTGTCGTCACTCATCATCGGGTCCGAGGCTGCGGTCGTCATCGACCTTCCACTGGCCGTGGCCCAGGCCAACCTGCTGGCGGCGTGGGTCAAGAACACGACCGAGAAGCCGCTCGTGGCAGCCTTTACCACGCACAACCACCCGGATCACTATCTCAGTGGCCGAGCCTTCCTGGACCACTTTCCCGAAGCCAAGCACTACGCAACAGCGGAAGCCGCAGCTTGGATACagaacgaggccgagaagaaggtcaGTTGCCGACGAAGCCCCTCTACTTTCTCTGCCCTTTGCTTATTCTGACGTTGCATGTGCGCACTGCAGACCGAATACTGGTCGTCAGTCTTTGGGGAGGGCGTCATCGCGCCGAGCCCGGCCATCCCCACCCCCTACAACCACTCGTTCTTTGTTCTTCCCGGCGACGAATCCTGCCCCGTGGAGATCATCAGCTCAATCGGCGGCGACACGATTGACGAGGCCATGTTCTGGATCCCAAGCAGCAGGACCCTGATTGCAGGGGACGCTGTCTACGGCCACCAGATGCACGTGTGGCTGGCCGACCTCCTGACCCCCGCTCTCACCGCGTCCTGGCTCGCGACCCTCGACTTCGTGgccaagctccagccgcGCCGAGTTGTCCCCGGTCACGCGCTGTCTGCAGACACCTtcagcgccgccgaggacatcGTCCACACCCGCGACTACGTGACGTTCTTCCAGAAGAACATTgaggccaagggcgccgacTTCTACCTGCCCTCCGAGATTTCGACTCTGATCGACAACAGGTTTCCCGGTCTCCTGAACctgtcatcgtcggccacgTCACGCCAGCTCCTCAACATCTCGGCCGAGAATTTCGGCAGAGGAGGCACGAGGCAGATTCACTACTTGGACTTGTTAGCCTTCAACGACACCAAGACGCTGGAAGGCTGGCAGCTGTAAAAGAGTCTGGGGCGGGACTTGATCGTCGACTCCAGACGGGTTCCTGTTCATGCAATTCCGGAGCAAGACGCAGTTTTGATTGTGTCACTTGGAGAGTCATCTGGACGATGTCGCGATCCTCTTCAGGAGTTGTCTTATTTATTCTACATTAGTCTTGGATAGTATAACCCCTAGTCTTCGAAGCCCTCAGACTATTGATTCTCCACCCTGATTCCTTCCTTTGGGTCTCCGGCGCCCGTTGCTGCCCCTTTCTATTGCGGCCTTGATTTCCCCTTTCGAGTCTTCCCCTTTTCAGGCTTCCCCTTTTCGGCCTTCCCCTTTTCGGCCTTCCCCTTCCGTCTCCCCCCCGACGACGATTCTTCTTCAGAGTTACCGACATCAGGCCTGTTACGGAAATTGGGCCAGTTTTCGTACGAAATAGGATTCTTATAGGGTAGCTCGTTCAAAGTTTTGTAACAGCGCGCAGAAGTCTTCAAGACGTTTTTCTGCACCATCCAGGTCGGTATCAGTATCTGGATATTGTTTTCGTGGCCGGACTCGACCTGAGACATCCGTATGGCTGAAGATGCGTGTTCCTTCTTTGCCAACTGAGACTGCACATAGTCCGCAATGTTCTCCTCAGTCTtataagtcaaagcacccacttttgggccacccccacatatgggccacccaaaaatgagggtattcccatcgacaccagtatgttcaattaactattgactgcacctagatgccaccacaatacagctttcagcctcactaggtaaatcagcctcgctggactcatctgtgatatcctctttatcgccagcctcaacctgagccttctggatgtctttgatgttggcgaacttagtgtttgggttgatctgaactgccttccttttccttactgcagtgttggtaacttgggcctgcagaagctccagcttatgctgggcagtggccagctcataggcctgctcgctgaagccttttttcaccttcatgaaaaggaggcgttgggtatgcgcatcattatccaactctgtgaatagcttcagttggccagacagatccttcatcttccttggcgtcgaccatgccactgcagacgacgcagatgcccatccttcagcttccttgcccctagactgccctttgctgacctgatctgacgatgctgatggctttggtgttgttgggagtaggagggagctcatcagaggcttcgccatagagacaggccataaccctgtccatttccaaccacttctgatgttctgcatcgtcatacctgcaagggcagccttataataacagcctaggaagttcctcttgcctacaatagtagagtcattccatagactaaggtatccaagctccttcctataggctgccttaagagggctgaagactgcttgatcaagtggctggaggacatgggaggtgtgtggcggtaagaacaatagatggatgttgtttatatagcacaaccacataaagtcagtcgttgtgtggctcccatgcccatccaggatcaatagtctagcctcctccttatcccccttgccctgagggacagtctgagggataaacaccttctgcagccattcaactgcagtagcatctgttgtccagccattttcagttgctgtgaattgccagccttcataagggctaagatctagaggaaaccactgctgctggactgtcttacccttatatataataaggggatgaagtctgtggcctagggcagagatgcattcaataatagacacccatgcccttgatccaggctgtttcttgcggatagacttcgcctcagacatccccagcaccagcccattagatccctggccctcaaggataccagtctcatccatgttatatctgttggctggtttgatgctgatgatctctggtatggcgagatgcttgaaccagtccctgatgacctcagtagatgccccattaacacgtcttgaatcaatagggcaacttctcttgaccttgactgatggattcctccttataaaggcctggacccagcctctccctataggttgggtatcccctatggcatgaaggattctttctgcaaaatgcttcacttgttgatgggttggaggaagcccaagggcatgctggattcgcacccattcagccaacttggcctcctggctcactgtgagcctctgcaggtcagaaaatgctgctgcccttgcctgggtgccttgaagacgatgctgaagggtagaccttggcacaccatactgctgggcagccttcctgacactctgaccgttcgaaatggcctcaagcgcttgattgacttcattttctgtatactggctcataatgcctagaataaggtgccctaaaaagatgaggccatttgcataaggttggaaaaagatgtgatagtttgaagttggaggaggatgaaggaggaggttggtgatgaggcatttttgggtggcccatatgtgggggtggcccaaaagtgggtgctttgacttaccAATAGGCTTTAGGGATCCAGACTTTCGGTGCAGCAACAAGCTGTTCTCTCTCCGCCTCAACGTAACACCACCTACACGGCATGTCAACATACTTGAATCGCCCCTGTTTTGTCAAAGACTGATGCTTTTACATACCAGTCGTCTCGATTGCCTTGATAGCCATGTAGCGCCACTGAAAGGTAAACACCATAGCCAATTTGGGCCAAACCCGTAAGTTTTGCTTTTTCGTCAAATTCGGTTTCACGGAAGATGTTTTTCCCCTTGTTGATTCGGGCTGCTTCAGCCTGTTGGTGGTTAGTTGGGTTTGCACGccgggtgtgtgtgtgtgtgtgtgtgtgtgttgccGACGCACCTTATTCACTTTTCGGTAGCCGAGAAGTATTTCACTTGCTAGTGTGAGATTCGCAAGgctgagaagaagaagcaccAGGTGCTTCACGCTGATCGACCCCATGCTGAGCTTCAGCAATCGGTAAACAGGTGGGAAAACAAAGGAACAACACAACCGAGAGCCAGACGTAAAGATGTTCGCTACCAATCCTACTGAGATGTAGGAGACAGTAGGCGGCGCTGCATTAGTAGATTGGCAATACTGGACGCAGCCAGCTCAGAGAAGCAACGTAGATATATATACCACATAGCGCCTCAGTTAAGCCCAAGAACGTGTTTGATTCATTCATTAAATGTTAAAAAAAGATGCAATCTACACCTGCATTAGAGGCCGTGGACGATTTGATTGTCCTGGG
The genomic region above belongs to Colletotrichum higginsianum IMI 349063 chromosome 2, whole genome shotgun sequence and contains:
- a CDS encoding Metallo-beta-lactamase domain-containing protein, with amino-acid sequence MRKNIAIIAALSAQCHQAVASDKCSLRVENFVNQGLSLDMVSSLIIGSEAAVVIDLPLAVAQANLLAAWVKNTTEKPLVAAFTTHNHPDHYLSGRAFLDHFPEAKHYATAEAAAWIQNEAEKKTEYWSSVFGEGVIAPSPAIPTPYNHSFFVLPGDESCPVEIISSIGGDTIDEAMFWIPSSRTLIAGDAVYGHQMHVWLADLLTPALTASWLATLDFVAKLQPRRVVPGHALSADTFSAAEDIVHTRDYVTFFQKNIEAKGADFYLPSEISTLIDNRFPGLLNLSSSATSRQLLNISAENFGRGGTRQIHYLDLLAFNDTKTLEGWQL